The following proteins are co-located in the Helicobacter acinonychis genome:
- the rplU gene encoding 50S ribosomal protein L21, giving the protein MSYAIFKHGGKQYKVVEGDIVLLDKMNKEPKALVELVEVLAVSKEGKLSCGKPFVNGAKIEVEVINEGRAKKVITFKKRRRKDSKTKRGFRRDFTRVRITKIVA; this is encoded by the coding sequence ATGTCATACGCAATATTCAAACATGGCGGTAAGCAATATAAAGTCGTTGAGGGCGATATTGTTTTATTGGATAAAATGAATAAAGAGCCTAAGGCTTTAGTGGAGTTAGTGGAAGTGTTAGCCGTCTCCAAAGAGGGCAAGCTTTCTTGCGGAAAACCCTTTGTGAATGGGGCTAAGATTGAAGTGGAAGTGATCAATGAAGGGCGTGCTAAGAAAGTCATCACTTTCAAAAAACGCCGCCGAAAAGATAGTAAAACCAAGCGTGGTTTTAGAAGAGATTTCACTCGTGTGAGAATCACTAAAATTGTAGCATAA
- a CDS encoding ABC transporter permease: MESFKEFIQQFKKNKAAVVGAWIVLLLVVCAIFAPLLAPHDPYVQNAQDRLLKPIWEHGGNAKYLLGTDDLGRDILSRLVYGARISLTIGIVSMGIAVFFGTILGLIAGYFGGKIDAIIMRIMDIMFALPSILLIVIVVAVLGPSLTNAMLAIGFVGIPGFARLVRSSVLGEKEKEYVIASKINGSSHFRLMCKVIFPNCLTPLIVQTTMGFASTVLEAAALSFLGLGAQPPKPEWGAMLMNSMQYIATAPWMLVFPGVMIFLTVMSFNLVGDGIMDALDPKRAS; encoded by the coding sequence ATGGAATCGTTTAAAGAGTTTATCCAACAATTTAAGAAAAATAAGGCGGCAGTCGTAGGGGCATGGATTGTGCTTTTATTGGTGGTTTGCGCGATTTTTGCACCCCTTTTAGCCCCGCATGATCCTTATGTGCAAAACGCGCAAGATCGCCTTTTAAAACCCATATGGGAGCATGGGGGGAATGCAAAATACCTTTTAGGCACGGATGATTTGGGGCGCGATATTTTGAGCCGCTTGGTTTATGGGGCTAGGATTTCTTTAACCATAGGGATTGTTTCTATGGGGATTGCGGTTTTTTTTGGCACGATACTAGGGCTCATAGCTGGGTATTTTGGGGGGAAAATAGATGCAATTATCATGCGTATTATGGATATTATGTTCGCTTTGCCCTCTATTTTATTGATTGTGATTGTGGTCGCTGTGTTAGGGCCTTCACTCACTAATGCGATGCTTGCTATCGGGTTTGTAGGCATTCCTGGATTTGCACGATTGGTGCGCAGCTCTGTGTTAGGCGAAAAAGAAAAAGAATATGTGATCGCTTCTAAAATCAATGGTTCTTCGCACTTTCGCTTGATGTGTAAGGTGATCTTCCCTAATTGCCTTACTCCTTTGATTGTGCAAACGACGATGGGATTTGCTTCCACGGTTTTAGAAGCTGCAGCACTGAGTTTCTTAGGTCTTGGGGCTCAACCTCCCAAGCCTGAATGGGGAGCGATGCTGATGAACTCCATGCAATATATCGCTACCGCTCCTTGGATGCTTGTTTTCCCTGGGGTGATGATCTTTTTAACGGTTATGAGTTTTAATCTGGTGGGCGATGGCATCATGGATGCATTAGATCCTAAACGCGCCTCTTAA
- a CDS encoding Hop family adhesin SabA — MNIKKTTLKTALLSFTLAATLLHAEDDGYFVSIGYQIGGSTQMVKNAGAIKNLNDQYELLNSYLAQIADLRSSILRANNTQAITSAISSLKSFAEGNQSNKDTSPIYNITQSIITSVTAMWQLIAGNKANIISLSQANCAQLVPVRHTICKATYEKLENYAKALETAASNLCPLSGCPTNGATGATAVATVEASSSSSSSSNSGSSSSTTNSNGTTIAEALQQAQALMVLLKQQDPFVQWDLFGKTKFGSGSKVTDANLQDGNITTFAFFNNIYQMLPLLQQALSSSTQNRNYTQNLQAEATGSGQSEQFKSNVYNAALTQQGVISDAKQIFGLFSSIPSEQLDYLQSAYFKLKSSCSASSGSSSSSSGSGNTGCQVPSNAKVVSLDAQISNIGNNVSYYGSATDTALQTSKDIYFLQQNTENIQNAYKNATNLSQEIQGLSYNKINVANIVTASVNKNAPAIDKYNYVINQAQQSEMNSALAAMAKNPFRNVGLINSQSSNGVMNGFGVQLGYKQFFGEKKRWGFRYYGFFDYNHTYIRSDIFSSASNVLTYGAASDFLYNFINDRQMNWFKKGGKFSFGAYGGIALAGTSWLNQDKVILFNTPQANASNTPYKADVSSSNFQFLFNFGVRANFAENSKGKHAIQHGIELGLKIPTINTNYYSFLGSKLSFRRTFSFYLNYVFAY, encoded by the coding sequence ATGAACATCAAAAAAACCACTTTAAAAACCGCCTTACTCTCTTTCACCCTCGCTGCAACGCTCTTGCACGCTGAAGACGATGGGTATTTTGTGAGCATTGGCTATCAAATCGGGGGATCCACGCAAATGGTGAAAAACGCCGGTGCGATCAAAAACCTGAACGACCAGTACGAGCTCTTGAACTCGTATTTAGCGCAAATCGCTGATTTGAGGAGTTCCATTTTGCGCGCGAACAACACGCAAGCCATTACTAGCGCGATCAGCTCTTTAAAGTCTTTTGCAGAAGGTAACCAATCCAATAAAGACACTTCGCCCATCTATAACATCACGCAGAGCATCATCACTTCGGTGACCGCTATGTGGCAGCTTATTGCGGGCAACAAGGCGAATATTATTTCGCTCAGCCAAGCTAACTGTGCGCAATTGGTCCCAGTGCGCCATACCATCTGTAAGGCTACATACGAAAAACTCGAGAACTACGCAAAAGCGCTCGAAACCGCCGCTAGTAACCTTTGCCCTTTGTCTGGTTGCCCCACAAACGGTGCAACTGGCGCAACAGCTGTTGCAACAGTAGAGGCTAGTAGTAGTAGCAGTAGTAGCAGCAACAGTGGTAGTAGCAGCAGCACAACCAATTCCAACGGCACGACTATAGCTGAAGCGTTGCAGCAAGCGCAAGCGTTGATGGTTCTCTTGAAGCAACAGGATCCGTTCGTTCAATGGGATTTGTTTGGGAAAACCAAGTTCGGTTCTGGCTCTAAGGTTACTGACGCAAATCTTCAAGATGGGAATATCACGACCTTTGCGTTCTTCAACAACATCTATCAAATGCTACCGTTGTTGCAGCAGGCGCTCAGCTCTTCCACTCAAAACCGTAACTACACTCAAAACTTGCAAGCTGAAGCCACAGGGAGTGGTCAGAGCGAGCAGTTCAAAAGCAATGTCTATAACGCCGCTCTGACCCAACAGGGTGTCATCTCCGACGCGAAGCAGATCTTCGGTCTCTTTAGCTCCATCCCTAGCGAACAGTTGGATTACTTGCAAAGCGCGTATTTTAAACTGAAATCTAGTTGTTCTGCTTCTTCTGGGTCTAGCTCTAGTAGCAGTGGGTCTGGCAACACCGGTTGTCAGGTTCCCTCCAACGCCAAAGTGGTGTCTTTAGACGCTCAAATCAGCAATATCGGGAACAACGTGAGTTACTATGGCTCTGCCACTGACACGGCTTTGCAAACGAGTAAGGATATTTACTTCTTGCAGCAAAACACCGAAAACATCCAAAACGCCTATAAAAACGCGACTAATTTGAGTCAAGAGATTCAAGGCCTTTCGTATAACAAAATCAATGTGGCCAATATCGTCACTGCAAGCGTGAACAAAAACGCCCCTGCAATTGATAAATACAACTACGTCATCAACCAGGCGCAGCAATCTGAAATGAATAGCGCTTTAGCAGCGATGGCTAAAAACCCTTTCAGGAATGTGGGCCTTATCAATTCGCAATCCAGTAACGGCGTGATGAACGGCTTTGGGGTCCAATTGGGCTATAAGCAATTTTTTGGCGAAAAGAAACGATGGGGTTTCAGGTATTACGGCTTTTTTGATTACAACCACACTTACATCAGATCCGATATTTTCAGCTCCGCTTCCAACGTTTTGACTTACGGTGCAGCGAGCGATTTCCTTTACAATTTCATCAACGACAGGCAGATGAATTGGTTTAAAAAAGGCGGTAAGTTTTCTTTTGGCGCGTATGGAGGGATCGCATTAGCGGGCACTTCATGGCTCAATCAGGATAAAGTGATCCTTTTCAACACGCCTCAAGCCAACGCTTCCAACACGCCTTATAAAGCCGATGTGAGTTCGTCTAACTTCCAGTTTTTATTTAACTTTGGCGTGAGAGCGAATTTCGCTGAGAATAGTAAAGGCAAGCATGCGATCCAGCATGGCATAGAGTTGGGCTTGAAAATCCCCACCATCAACACGAACTATTATTCTTTCTTGGGATCTAAACTCTCTTTCAGAAGGACTTTCAGCTTCTATTTGAATTATGTTTTCGCCTATTAA
- a CDS encoding alginate lyase family protein has product MKRFVLFLSLMGVCVCVQAYAEQDYFFRDFKSRDLPQKLHLDKKLSKKIQPCVHLSALRHYTPTGVREPDACTKSFKKSATMSYDLALGYLVSQNKQYGLKAIEILNAWAKELQSADTHQSEDNINFYMPYMNMAYWFVKKAFPSPEYEDFIKRMCQYSQSALNTNHGAWGILFDISSALVLGDHALLHNSANRWQEWIFKAIDENGVIASAITRSDTSDYHGGPTKGIKGIAYTNFALLALTISGELLFENGYDLWGSGAGQRLSIAYDKVATWILNPETFPYFQPNLIGVHNNAYFIILAKHYSSPSADELLKQGDLHEDGFRLKLRSF; this is encoded by the coding sequence ATGAAAAGATTTGTTTTGTTTTTATCACTCATGGGTGTTTGTGTTTGCGTTCAAGCTTACGCCGAGCAAGATTACTTTTTTAGGGATTTTAAATCTAGAGATTTGCCCCAAAAACTCCATCTTGATAAAAAGCTCTCCAAAAAAATCCAGCCATGTGTGCATCTTAGTGCATTGCGACACTATACTCCCACTGGGGTTAGAGAGCCTGATGCATGCACAAAGAGCTTTAAAAAATCCGCTACCATGTCCTATGACTTAGCGCTAGGCTATTTGGTGAGCCAAAACAAACAATACGGCTTAAAAGCTATAGAAATTTTAAACGCTTGGGCTAAAGAGCTTCAGAGTGCAGATACGCACCAAAGCGAGGATAATATCAATTTCTACATGCCTTATATGAACATGGCTTATTGGTTTGTTAAAAAGGCATTTCCTAGCCCAGAATATGAAGATTTCATTAAGCGGATGTGCCAGTATTCTCAATCAGCTCTTAATACTAACCATGGGGCGTGGGGCATTCTCTTTGATATTAGCTCTGCACTCGTGCTAGGCGATCATGCCCTTTTGCACAATAGCGCTAATCGGTGGCAGGAGTGGATATTTAAAGCCATAGATGAGAATGGGGTTATTGCTAGTGCGATCACTAGGAGCGATACGAGCGATTATCATGGGGGCCCTACAAAGGGCATTAAGGGGATAGCTTATACCAATTTCGCGCTTCTTGCGCTAACTATATCAGGCGAATTGCTTTTTGAGAATGGGTATGATTTGTGGGGTAGTGGAGCCGGACAAAGGCTCTCTATAGCGTATGATAAAGTTGCAACATGGATTTTAAATCCTGAAACTTTCCCTTATTTCCAGCCTAATCTCATTGGGGTGCATAACAACGCTTATTTCATTATTTTAGCCAAGCATTATTCTAGCCCTAGTGCGGATGAGCTTTTAAAACAAGGCGATTTGCATGAAGATGGTTTTAGGCTCAAACTCCGATCGTTTTAA
- a CDS encoding ABC transporter substrate-binding protein, with the protein MNSVFIRGLSLFVLLFFGGFLKASGNTTLNPSDVSVEEQKRFGGVLVFARGADGSSMDPALATDGESYVATSNIYDTLVQFKYGTTEIEPGLATSWDISPDGLVYTFHLRKGVYFHQTKYWNKKVEFSAKDVLFSFERQMDKAKRYYSPGAKSYKYWEGMGMSHIIKSIEALDDYTIKFTLNGPEAPFLANLGMDFLSILSKDYADYLAQNNRKDELAKKPVGTGPFKFFLWNKDEKIILVKNQDYWGPKAYLDKVVVRTIPNSSTRALALRTGEVMLMTGPNLNEVEQLEKVPNIVVDKSPGLLASWLSMNTQKKYFNNPLVRLAINHAINVDDYIKVLYEGFAQKMVNPFPPTIWGYNQNIKPYEYDLKKAKELLKQAGYPNGFKTTIFTTATRNPKGAVFIQASLAKIGIDVKIEVYEWGAYLKRTGLGEHEMAFAGWMADIADPDNFLYTLWSEQAASAIPTQNTSFYKNKEFSNLLVKAKRVSDQKEREALYLKAQEIIHKDAPYVPLAYPYSVVPHLSKVKGYKTTGVNVNRFFKVYLEK; encoded by the coding sequence ATGAATAGCGTTTTTATCAGGGGCTTGTCCCTTTTTGTTTTATTGTTTTTTGGGGGTTTTTTAAAAGCTTCAGGAAACACCACTCTTAATCCGTCCGATGTTTCTGTTGAAGAGCAAAAGCGTTTTGGAGGCGTTTTAGTTTTTGCTAGAGGCGCTGATGGCTCAAGCATGGATCCTGCATTAGCAACCGATGGCGAAAGCTATGTGGCAACGAGCAATATTTATGACACGCTCGTGCAATTCAAATACGGCACCACAGAAATTGAACCCGGATTAGCCACAAGTTGGGATATATCCCCAGATGGTCTTGTATATACCTTTCACTTACGAAAAGGGGTTTATTTCCACCAAACGAAATATTGGAATAAAAAAGTAGAGTTTAGTGCTAAAGATGTGCTGTTTTCGTTTGAGCGCCAAATGGATAAGGCTAAACGATATTATAGCCCAGGGGCTAAGAGCTATAAGTATTGGGAAGGCATGGGCATGTCTCATATCATTAAGAGCATTGAAGCTTTAGATGACTATACTATCAAGTTCACGCTTAATGGGCCAGAAGCCCCTTTTCTAGCGAATTTGGGCATGGATTTTTTGAGCATTTTGAGTAAGGATTATGCTGATTATTTAGCCCAAAATAACAGAAAAGACGAATTGGCTAAAAAGCCTGTTGGGACAGGGCCTTTCAAATTCTTTTTATGGAATAAAGACGAAAAAATCATTTTGGTCAAAAATCAAGATTATTGGGGCCCTAAAGCTTATTTAGATAAGGTGGTGGTGCGCACCATTCCTAATTCTTCCACTCGCGCTTTAGCGTTAAGAACCGGCGAGGTGATGCTTATGACTGGGCCTAATCTCAATGAAGTGGAGCAATTGGAAAAAGTCCCCAATATCGTGGTGGATAAAAGCCCGGGGTTGTTGGCGAGTTGGCTTTCAATGAACACGCAAAAAAAATATTTCAATAACCCTTTAGTGCGTTTAGCCATCAACCATGCGATCAATGTGGATGATTATATCAAGGTGCTTTATGAAGGCTTTGCCCAAAAAATGGTCAATCCTTTTCCGCCCACCATATGGGGTTATAACCAAAATATCAAGCCTTATGAATACGATTTGAAAAAAGCTAAGGAATTGCTGAAACAAGCGGGCTATCCTAACGGCTTTAAAACCACTATTTTTACCACTGCCACTCGCAACCCAAAAGGAGCGGTATTCATACAAGCAAGCCTGGCTAAAATTGGCATTGATGTGAAAATTGAAGTGTATGAGTGGGGGGCTTATTTGAAAAGGACAGGCTTAGGCGAACATGAAATGGCGTTTGCAGGCTGGATGGCGGACATTGCAGATCCGGATAATTTCCTATACACCTTATGGAGCGAGCAAGCCGCATCAGCCATACCCACTCAAAACACTTCCTTTTATAAGAATAAGGAGTTTTCAAATTTGCTGGTAAAGGCTAAACGAGTTTCAGATCAAAAAGAGAGAGAAGCTCTCTACTTAAAAGCTCAAGAAATCATCCATAAAGACGCTCCTTATGTGCCTTTAGCCTATCCTTATTCAGTGGTGCCTCACTTATCTAAAGTCAAAGGTTATAAGACTACAGGAGTGAATGTGAATCGCTTCTTTAAGGTGTATTTAGAAAAATAA
- the rpmA gene encoding 50S ribosomal protein L27, giving the protein MAHKKGQGSTQNNRDSAGRRLGVKKFGSEFVRAGNIIVRQRGTKMHPGNNVGMGKDHTLYALTDGVVKFEYKDKSRKKVSVISQNFGE; this is encoded by the coding sequence ATGGCACACAAGAAAGGTCAAGGGAGTACGCAGAATAATAGAGATTCTGCAGGAAGACGCTTAGGCGTGAAAAAATTTGGATCAGAGTTTGTGAGAGCAGGGAATATTATCGTGCGCCAAAGAGGCACTAAAATGCATCCTGGTAACAATGTAGGCATGGGGAAAGACCATACCTTATATGCGCTTACAGATGGCGTTGTGAAGTTTGAGTATAAGGACAAGAGTCGTAAAAAGGTTTCTGTTATCAGCCAAAATTTTGGGGAGTAG
- a CDS encoding ABC transporter ATP-binding protein: MKLLEIKELKKSYAIDRGLFKPKRVIHALNGISFEAEQNEVLSIVGESGCGKSTTAKILAGIERQDSGAIYFNGKRHLHFSKQDWFDYRKKVQMIFQDPYSSLNPRWKVGEIIAEPLLLNSHFSKKEIKAKVLEIMQKVGLKLEWIDRYPHQFSGGQRQRIGIARALILHPSVVICDEPVSALDVSIQAQVLNLLLDLQKEMGLTYIFISHDLGVVEHISDRIIVMNQGQIVETGDVDSVISAPKHPYTQKLLNAVPHLEKSMQRFAE, from the coding sequence ATGAAGCTCTTAGAAATTAAAGAATTGAAAAAATCCTATGCGATAGACAGGGGATTATTCAAGCCTAAAAGAGTGATCCATGCGCTCAATGGGATTAGTTTTGAAGCGGAACAGAATGAAGTTTTAAGCATTGTGGGGGAGAGCGGCTGTGGGAAAAGCACGACGGCGAAAATTTTAGCCGGCATTGAAAGGCAAGATAGCGGGGCGATTTATTTCAATGGCAAGCGCCATTTGCATTTTAGCAAGCAAGATTGGTTTGATTACCGCAAAAAGGTGCAAATGATTTTCCAAGACCCTTATTCTAGCCTAAACCCTCGCTGGAAAGTGGGCGAGATTATCGCTGAACCCTTGCTTTTAAACTCTCATTTTTCAAAAAAAGAAATCAAAGCAAAAGTGCTAGAGATCATGCAAAAAGTGGGCTTGAAATTAGAATGGATCGATCGTTACCCTCACCAATTTTCAGGCGGTCAAAGGCAACGGATCGGCATTGCCAGAGCGCTCATTTTGCATCCTAGCGTGGTGATTTGCGATGAACCTGTGTCTGCGTTAGATGTGTCCATTCAAGCGCAAGTGTTGAATTTGCTTTTGGATTTGCAAAAAGAAATGGGGCTTACTTATATTTTTATTAGCCATGATTTAGGGGTGGTGGAGCATATTAGCGACAGGATTATTGTGATGAATCAAGGGCAAATCGTAGAAACAGGGGATGTGGATAGCGTGATAAGCGCCCCAAAGCACCCCTATACGCAGAAATTGCTCAATGCCGTGCCGCATTTGGAAAAATCCATGCAAAGATTTGCTGAATAA
- a CDS encoding ABC transporter ATP-binding protein, whose product MILEVKDLKTYFFTDKGVNKAVDGVSFGLKKSQTLCIVGESGSGKSITSLSILGLIEKPGKIVGGSVQFLGQDLLQLKEKQMQKEIRGKKIGMIFQEPMTSLNPSYTVGFQINEVLKIHHPSLNQKERLERVVYELERVGIPHAGDKYHEYPFNLSGGQRQRVMIAMAMVCEPEILIADEPTTALDVTIQAQILELMKELQQKKGTSILFITHDLGVVAQIADEVVVMYKGHVVEQASAKELFADPRHPYTKALLGAIPKPGKEYRKKRLETVDENTDYLSFKKELR is encoded by the coding sequence ATGATTTTAGAAGTTAAAGATTTAAAAACTTATTTTTTTACCGATAAGGGCGTGAATAAGGCGGTGGATGGCGTGAGTTTTGGCTTGAAAAAGTCTCAAACGCTCTGCATTGTAGGGGAGAGCGGGAGTGGGAAAAGCATCACTTCGCTTTCTATTTTAGGGCTCATTGAAAAACCTGGGAAAATTGTAGGGGGGAGCGTTCAATTTTTGGGGCAGGACTTGTTGCAACTCAAAGAAAAGCAAATGCAAAAAGAAATCAGGGGTAAAAAAATTGGCATGATCTTTCAAGAGCCTATGACAAGCTTGAACCCTTCCTACACGGTGGGGTTTCAAATCAATGAAGTGCTAAAAATCCACCACCCTAGCCTTAATCAAAAAGAACGCTTAGAAAGGGTGGTTTATGAATTAGAGCGCGTGGGCATCCCCCATGCAGGGGATAAATACCATGAATACCCTTTTAATCTCAGCGGAGGGCAGCGCCAAAGGGTGATGATCGCTATGGCTATGGTGTGTGAGCCTGAAATTTTGATCGCTGATGAGCCTACGACAGCATTAGATGTAACGATCCAAGCGCAGATTTTGGAATTGATGAAAGAATTGCAGCAAAAAAAAGGGACTTCTATTTTGTTTATCACCCATGATTTAGGCGTGGTGGCGCAAATCGCTGATGAAGTGGTGGTGATGTATAAAGGGCATGTGGTGGAGCAAGCGAGCGCGAAAGAGCTTTTTGCTGATCCAAGACACCCTTATACGAAAGCTCTTTTAGGCGCGATCCCTAAACCGGGCAAAGAATACCGTAAAAAACGCTTGGAAACCGTGGATGAAAACACCGATTATTTAAGTTTCAAAAAGGAGTTACGATGA
- a CDS encoding ABC transporter permease: MLSFIIKRILWAIPTLFGVSVIVFMMVHLVPGDPALVILGEKANQAAIDALREQFGLNKPLIEQYFFFINNVLHGNFGSSIMTGEPVMREFLQRFPATVELALIALFMALVLGVSTGVLAAIKRYSVFDYSSMTFALAGISMPVFWLGLMLIYIFSVQLGWLPVFGRLSDVYYLDGPTGLYLIDSLIAGDYGAFVDTIKHLILPSIVLATVSTAVIARMTRASMAEVSKEDYVRTAKAKGCSSFRVIFVHTLRNALIPVTTIAGLMLAGLLGGSLITETVFSWPGIGKWIVNALNQRDFPIIQSMSLIIAMMYIGANLLVDILYAFIDPRIRLS, from the coding sequence ATGCTGAGTTTTATCATCAAGCGCATTTTGTGGGCGATCCCCACGCTGTTTGGAGTGAGCGTCATCGTGTTTATGATGGTGCATTTAGTGCCAGGAGATCCGGCGTTAGTGATCTTGGGCGAAAAGGCCAATCAAGCCGCTATTGACGCTTTAAGGGAGCAATTTGGCTTGAATAAGCCTTTGATAGAGCAGTATTTTTTCTTTATCAATAATGTGTTGCATGGCAATTTTGGATCTTCTATCATGACGGGCGAGCCTGTGATGCGAGAATTTTTGCAACGCTTCCCGGCTACAGTGGAATTGGCTTTGATTGCTTTATTTATGGCTCTTGTTTTAGGCGTGAGCACCGGCGTGTTAGCAGCAATCAAACGATATAGCGTTTTTGACTATTCTAGTATGACTTTCGCTTTAGCCGGTATTTCTATGCCGGTGTTTTGGCTAGGGCTCATGCTGATTTATATCTTTAGCGTGCAATTAGGGTGGTTGCCTGTTTTTGGGCGTTTGAGCGATGTGTATTATTTGGATGGCCCCACAGGTCTTTATTTAATAGACAGCTTGATCGCAGGAGATTATGGGGCGTTTGTGGATACGATCAAGCACTTGATCTTGCCCAGTATTGTGTTGGCCACGGTTTCTACTGCTGTTATTGCGAGAATGACTCGCGCGAGCATGGCGGAAGTGTCTAAAGAAGATTATGTGCGCACCGCTAAAGCTAAAGGGTGCAGCTCCTTTAGGGTGATTTTTGTGCACACTTTGCGTAACGCTTTAATTCCTGTAACGACTATTGCAGGTTTAATGTTGGCTGGGCTTTTAGGGGGGAGCTTGATAACAGAAACGGTTTTCTCATGGCCTGGGATTGGCAAGTGGATCGTCAATGCACTCAATCAACGCGATTTCCCTATCATTCAGTCCATGTCTTTGATTATTGCCATGATGTATATTGGGGCTAATCTTTTGGTGGATATTTTATATGCTTTTATTGATCCCAGAATAAGGTTGTCATAA
- the obgE gene encoding GTPase ObgE, translating to MFVDSVEIIIASGKGGPGMVSFRREKFVIKGGPDGGDGGDGGDVYFEVDNNTDTLASFRGTKHHKAKNGAPGGTQNCTGKKGEDKIIIVPPGTQVFADGALWLDLITPKERVLALKGGKGGLGNAHFKSATKQQPTYAQKGLEGVEKCVRLELKLIADIGLVGFPNAGKSTLISTISNAKPKIAHYEFTTLVPNLGVVSVDEKSGFLMADIPGIIEGASEGKGLGISFLKHIERTKVLAFVLDASRLDLGIKEQYKRLRLELEKFSPALANKPFGVLLNKCDVAEDIDTMTKDFCTFLNLKVQKLEAFDLEPYLGFLHPKLMGNFEKDLNEKSALFILPLSAVSALNTHALKFVLLEALP from the coding sequence GTGTTTGTAGACAGCGTGGAAATTATCATCGCTTCGGGTAAGGGGGGGCCTGGAATGGTGAGTTTTAGGCGAGAAAAGTTTGTCATTAAAGGCGGTCCTGACGGGGGTGATGGAGGCGATGGAGGCGATGTGTATTTTGAAGTGGATAACAATACCGACACTCTAGCGAGTTTTAGGGGCACTAAACACCATAAGGCTAAAAACGGGGCTCCAGGAGGCACGCAAAATTGCACGGGCAAAAAAGGCGAAGACAAGATTATTATCGTACCGCCAGGAACGCAAGTTTTTGCAGATGGTGCTTTATGGCTTGATTTGATCACGCCTAAAGAAAGGGTGTTAGCCTTAAAAGGAGGTAAAGGGGGGTTAGGGAATGCACACTTTAAAAGCGCGACTAAACAACAACCCACTTACGCGCAAAAAGGCTTGGAGGGGGTTGAAAAATGCGTGCGTTTGGAATTAAAGCTCATCGCTGATATAGGGTTAGTGGGCTTCCCTAATGCGGGTAAATCCACGCTCATTTCCACAATCTCTAACGCTAAACCTAAAATCGCTCATTATGAATTTACGACTCTAGTGCCTAATTTAGGGGTCGTGAGCGTAGATGAAAAAAGCGGGTTTTTAATGGCGGATATTCCTGGCATTATTGAAGGGGCTAGTGAGGGAAAAGGCTTGGGGATTAGCTTTTTAAAGCACATTGAACGCACCAAAGTTTTAGCCTTTGTTTTAGACGCTTCTAGGCTGGATTTGGGTATTAAAGAGCAATACAAGCGCTTGAGGTTGGAGTTGGAAAAATTTTCACCCGCTTTGGCTAACAAGCCTTTTGGGGTGTTGCTCAATAAATGCGATGTTGCAGAAGATATTGATACCATGACGAAAGATTTTTGCACCTTTTTAAACTTGAAAGTGCAAAAACTGGAGGCGTTTGATTTAGAGCCGTATCTTGGGTTTTTGCACCCTAAATTGATGGGCAATTTTGAAAAGGATCTTAATGAAAAATCCGCGCTCTTTATCTTACCCCTTTCAGCGGTTAGCGCCTTAAACACGCATGCACTTAAATTTGTGTTGTTGGAAGCGTTACCATAA